CGAGTTTACTCAGGCAGCCCGCAACCACGCCCAAGGCTTTGCCCGCTTTATCCAGACCGAACTGGGGCGACGCTATGGGCTGGCAAGCAAGACTTTTCCGGCAGCTCCGCGCAGCATGGGCAGCAGTGCCTTTGCGCTGCATCCCTACTACCGCGAGAGTCGGCGGCTCCGGGGGCGATCGCTCGTCACGGAGCCAGAGATTCTGCCGCTGCCAGGGGGACAGGTGGCCGCGCTGCCCGTGAATGCGCAGGGCGAACCAGCGGCGATCGCCCTCGGCAACTATCCCAACGATCACCACTATCCCGGCTACGAGTTTCCGCTGCATCCGAAGTCGCTGCGCTGGGGCGGTCGCTGGACAGGGACGCTGTTTTCCCTGCCCTACGATTGCCTGGTGCCAGAAACGGTTGAAGGGTTTTTGGTGTGCGAGAAGAATATCTCCGTATCGCACATTGCCAATGGCGCAACCCGGCTACAGCCCGTCGTTCTGGGGCTGGGACAGGCAGCGGGCATGGCGGCCGCGCTGTGCATCGAGCGAGGCTGCTCCCCCCACAACCTGCCCGTGCGCGAGTTGCAAGAGGCGCTGCTGACCGATCCTACGGCGCCGGCTGCCGTGGTGCCGCTGTTTAACCTGCCGCCAGATCATCCCGACTGGCTGCACTGGCAGCGCCATTACCTGGATCATCCCGACCAGTATCCGGCCGATGGCAATGTGCCAGGGCGATCGCCCGTGGTGGGTGCAGAACCGCGATCGCCCCAGTCCAGTTTGCCCGACTCGTCCGCCGTGCGGGGGCTAATTCATCCTGTCGCGCCGCAGTCCTACACACTGATGCTCACGGAAGGGGCGATCGCCTGCCTGCGGCCGGCCCAAGCCCCACGCGGCACTCCCTCCGCTGCCGTGTCGTTAACATTAGTGACACTAGATGCAGATATAGACGCGCAGCTTCGGCAACTCCAGACACCACAGTGGGCAAGTCTTTCGGGGAAAGTGAATTGCTCAGGCGGCTGGTTTCTAGCAGAAAACGTAACTCTTTTAACGAGTTTTCCTGATCAGTTTGAGGAGTCTCCGTAACAGAGAGTAGAAACCTTTACACGGATGCTCTCATGCTGACTGCCAACTTATTAATCCTGTTTGTTGCGCTGCCAGCGCTCGTTAGCACTCTGGCTGATGCAAATCTAACCTCGACTTCCTTCTCTCGGTCGGTTTATGGCCAAGTGGCAACGAGCACTACGCCCCCTGCTGGCGATCAGTTCCACCGAGGCAGCGGACGTTGCACGACGACTTGCTCCTGATCAGCCCTGCCTTGCTTGCCGCTAGAACCTTGAGAAGCCTCACCTGCTCATGCAACCGTTTAAGCAACCGAATCGCCCGAAAACGAAATCCTGAACACTGAATTGCCCGAAAACTAAATATCTGAATATAGCGATATCGCATCACTCCCTGCCAACCTCTAGCGCACCAGCCTCTAACCAGCGCCCCAGCCAATTTCCGGACGGCTCGTGGCAAAAATTCCGCCAAAACTCGGCAAATATCCGGCAAATATCCGGCAAATGCCCGGTGAATCGCTCAGGAAACGCCTGGTATAACAAAACCAGGTTTGTTCGCCCAAACGCAGTTTGTCAAATCAGTAGTTTGTCAAATCAGCAGAAATCATTCTCCTGTACAAAACATTCCGATTAGCAACCGTCTATAAGCCCTGAAACTACGGTTTCCAAGTTTACGAAGCGAAAGTTCGCCGATTTGCCCCAAAATTTTGACCCAGGCTCAGCCGGGATTGGGCGATCGCCCGACCGTTTGACCAGACCGTTTGAAAGGAGATCTGCCACCTGTCTGATTCCATCTGTCTGATTTCACCTGTCTGATTGACGAATCGGCTGTTCGCAGGGGAACCTGTGGAGCGGCGATCGCCACCCGTTTGCAAGATTGCCTGCACGACTTGCAAACCTTGCAGCCTCCAGCCTTAGACCCGCTAAAGCTCTGTTCAGAATTTGGCGATATGGTTTAAGCTAGGGGTATTTTCGGAAGGATTGTACGTTGCCAATCGTACAGTCTGCAATCATTCTGATACCCACTTATTGCAACGGCTCTTCCTAACAAGATGACTACTGATTTGGATCTGATCAAGCGCCTGAGTCCGAGTGCGATGGATCAGATCATGCTCTACCTGGCATTTAGCGCAATGCGGACGGGCGGACATCGCCACGGTGCATTTCTAGACGCAGCGGCCACCGCCGCCAAGTGCGCGATTTATATGACCTACTTAGAGCAGGATCAAAACCTGCGGATGACGGGGCATTTGCACCACATCGAACCCAAGCGGGTGAAGGTTATTGTCGAAGAGGTGCGTCAGGCCCTCACCGAAGGCAAGCTGCTGAAGATGCTGGGTTCTCAGGAGCCGCGCTACTTGATCCAGTTGCCCTACGTGTGGATGGAGCAGTTTCCCTGGCAGCCAGGGCGATCGCGCATTGCGGGCAGCAGCCTGACGATGGAAGAAAAGCGCCAGATCGAAGAGAAACTGCCGCCCAACCTGCCCGACGCGCAGTTGATCAACTCGTTCCAGTTCATGGACATCATCGAGTTTCTGCACGAGCGATCGCAGGAAGACCTGCCCGAAGACCGCCGCCTGCCTATGAGCGAAGCGCTGTCTGAGCATATCAAGCGCCGCCTGCTCTACTCCGGTACGGTGACGCGGGTAGATTCGCCGTGGGGAATGCCGTTCTACGCGCTCACTCGCGCCTTCTATTCGCCGGCCGACCGCGAAGAGCGCACCTACATCATGGTGGAAGACACTGCCCGCTACTTCCGCCTGATGCGCGACTGGGCCGAGTATCAGCCCCGCGTATTGCGAGTGTTGGAAGAGTTGGACATTCCTGAAGACCGCATTGAAGACGCGCTAACCGATCTGGATCAGGTGCTACGGGAATGGGGCGATCGCTACCACAGAGAGGGCGGTGTCCCCTTCGTCGTGCAAATGGCCGTCGGCCCCAAGGACGAAGAGGAATCGTAAGGTTTTCCAACGGTTTTTGGCGGTTTTTCAGCAGTTTTTAGACGATAAAGTGGGGCGTTTCCCCCTGTGTCGCTTGGCGGCTCTTGGCATCGAAATACAGGTCTTCGAGGGAGATGCTGTGCAGGGCATCGCGCAGTTTGTCGTGCAGGCGATGCCACAGCGTCAGCGTCACCCAGTCTTCTGCCTGGTCTGCGTCGGGGCTATGGCGCGGCAGCGGATCGACCTGTTCGCCGACGGCTTCCAGAATTTGCCCCAGCGAAATTTGGGCGGGCGGCCGCGCCAGTTGATAGCCGCCCTGTACACCGCGCACAGATTTCACCAATCCCGCCTGACGCAGCTCGATTAGCAGCTTTTCCAAATAGGGCGCGGGAAGCTGTTGCCGAGTGGCGATCGCCCGCACCGAGGCCGGCCCGCCGCCAGGTTGCAGGGCCAGATCCAGCAAGGCTTTGACGCTGTAGTGTCCGCGAGTGGTGAGCTTCATGCAGAAATCGGGGATTCAGAGCGGGGCAGGGGCTACACGCCGTTTGCCGTAGCGGTCGCCGCGAAGA
The Thermoleptolyngbya sichuanensis A183 DNA segment above includes these coding regions:
- a CDS encoding RrF2 family transcriptional regulator: MKLTTRGHYSVKALLDLALQPGGGPASVRAIATRQQLPAPYLEKLLIELRQAGLVKSVRGVQGGYQLARPPAQISLGQILEAVGEQVDPLPRHSPDADQAEDWVTLTLWHRLHDKLRDALHSISLEDLYFDAKSRQATQGETPHFIV
- the hetR gene encoding heterocyst differentiation master regulator HetR, which codes for MTTDLDLIKRLSPSAMDQIMLYLAFSAMRTGGHRHGAFLDAAATAAKCAIYMTYLEQDQNLRMTGHLHHIEPKRVKVIVEEVRQALTEGKLLKMLGSQEPRYLIQLPYVWMEQFPWQPGRSRIAGSSLTMEEKRQIEEKLPPNLPDAQLINSFQFMDIIEFLHERSQEDLPEDRRLPMSEALSEHIKRRLLYSGTVTRVDSPWGMPFYALTRAFYSPADREERTYIMVEDTARYFRLMRDWAEYQPRVLRVLEELDIPEDRIEDALTDLDQVLREWGDRYHREGGVPFVVQMAVGPKDEEES
- a CDS encoding FAD-dependent oxidoreductase; translated protein: MDSLTTDVLVVGGGTGGTAAAIQAARRGASVVLVSEFSWLGGMLTSAGVSAPDGNELRSLQTGLWGAFLRSLSARQPGGLDHAWVSFFTYDPGVGAAIFAEWVQALPNLRWITGQTPLAVLREGDRIAGVRFQAFTIHAQITLDGTELGDLLALGDVPHRWGWEFQPAWNEPSAPVQPTPMTEQYPVQAPTWVVVLQDFGEAEAPEIPPPPDYDPTCFEGAWDGYGPEKFLNYGRLPGDRFMINWPHHGNDYGHNLNRLVQSAETRREFTQAARNHAQGFARFIQTELGRRYGLASKTFPAAPRSMGSSAFALHPYYRESRRLRGRSLVTEPEILPLPGGQVAALPVNAQGEPAAIALGNYPNDHHYPGYEFPLHPKSLRWGGRWTGTLFSLPYDCLVPETVEGFLVCEKNISVSHIANGATRLQPVVLGLGQAAGMAAALCIERGCSPHNLPVRELQEALLTDPTAPAAVVPLFNLPPDHPDWLHWQRHYLDHPDQYPADGNVPGRSPVVGAEPRSPQSSLPDSSAVRGLIHPVAPQSYTLMLTEGAIACLRPAQAPRGTPSAAVSLTLVTLDADIDAQLRQLQTPQWASLSGKVNCSGGWFLAENVTLLTSFPDQFEESP